The following is a genomic window from Nitrospira sp..
GCACCCATCACTTCGGCATCATGAGTGGCAAACTTCCTCGACGGTATTGCCGGATCGCGAAACGTCCCCACCCCGACGGCGATCCCGACGGCCTGCGGCTGTGCGGCCTTCCCGTTCATGGCAGGAAGCTGGTCCACGTCCACCGACAACACTTCGACGGCATCACTGCGGTCGGGACGAATCGCGACGAAAAATTTCTTGGCCGTCGGGAGTTCGACGTTGGCTGACGCCCGGAGGGCACAGATCAGTTCGGCCTGCTCGATGTTCGATACCGCCCCGACCTTCCCCCCCACAGAGACACGCCGCACTTCACCCGGCTGCAACAGCCCCAAGGAGACGGGCGTCTTGAGTCCTCCCACGATGGCGGCATGGCCGCTCAGATCGATCTCGACCCCTTGGGCCACTGCGGTTCCTTCGTTTTTGACTTCGAATTCCACACTGAAGGATTCCTGCTGCTCCAACACGTGGTTCTGATTGTCGTCGCGGATAATGGTGCGGAACGACAGTTTGGTCGTCCCTGCCGGTGCGGCCGCAGGCGGCGCGGCAAGCGGAGCGGCGAACGGCGTGGGCTGAGGTGACACATTGCTCGGGGGCACCGGCGAGACGGGACCAGCCTCGACAGCCGGCAATATGGCATCGGCCGGCGCGGCTGACTCGGTCGGCTGCGGTGGCCGGACTGCCGCGATACGCCCCTCTTTCCGCAATTGAGCCTGTTCTCGAATTTTCGTGGAGGTCCCCAGGTGTTGAGCCATACCCTCCACCACGATCTCAATGGTTTCCCTCGCCACCTTGTCGAGCCCGGCGATGTCACAGCTGTCCGACCGCGCCTCTACCTCTCCCGAGGCGGAACTTTGCAGCTTCTTGTGCTGAAGCACCGTTCCCTGCTGATCGGTATACGTAAAGTCGAGGCCGAGCATGACCGTAGCGGGGTACGATTTATCGGACTTGCGGGGAACGAACAGGTTCACCTGGCGAGGCCCGAGCGCGATATCCACCACACCGTCCGGCGCGACGGTCGACGGTCCCGACTCATCCTGAACCTGCTCGAAAACCTGTCCGAGGCGTTTGTGAATTTCCTTCTCCAACTGGGCATGGAGGGGCAGCGCCATGGGCTGACCGCACGCGTTCCGATACTCCACGGAGGCAGCGCCGATACTCTGGTCCATCCGCAGCCGAACATTCAGAGGAAGATTATAATTGGTGGGAATGCTGCCGCGCAGGCTGAACAACTGACATCCGCCCGAGGTCATCAGTATCGACAACAGGATCACGAGAGGATACTTCGACGACTGCAGAGGCACCTCGGTTGCTATCCACCTGCACAGGTATTGCCGCACAATAGATTTGTTATACCCAATCTTGGGAAAACATAACAACCGCCCGCCATATCGACGGCGTTGACAGGGTTCAGGCGCTCGGCTAAGGTCGGGCCCGTGATCGTCGCACCGGACTCAGCTGACCCTGCAACACCTCCATGGTCTTGGACCGCCGTCGGCGATCTGATCCGCCTTCGCAATCAATCCGGTACCTGGCTATTGATGTTGCCGAGCCTCTGGTCCCTGGTCTTGGCAAACGGCGGCCGTCCGCCGTGGTCCCTCATGGTCGTATTCGTCATGGGTGCCTTCGTCATGCGCAGTCTGGGTGTCGTCTTCAACGACTTAGCCGATCGCAATTTCGACAAACATGTCGCCAGGACCAGCGGCCGACCGCTGGCCGCCGGCCGGCTCGCGCCGCGACAGGCCCTCCTCGTCGCGTTGGTTCTTACGATCGTCGCAGCACTCCTGGTCGCAACCCTCAACACCTTTACCATGCTGCTGAGTCCTATCGCACTGGTGTTGGCCGCCGTCTATCCGTTCAGCAAGCGATGGATCCAGATCCCGCAAGCGATGCTCGGGATTGCGTTCGGATGGGGGGCCGTCATGGCCTGGAGCGCGTCGCGCGATCAGATCGACCAGCCGGCCTGGTGGCTGTTCGGCGCCACCATCTGCTGGGCCATCGCCTATGATACGATCTATGCCCTACAGGATCGGGAGGATGATCGCCGCATCGGAGTAAAATCGTCCGCACTGCTGTTCGGTGAGGCCGTACCGGCGGCGGTCGCTTGCTTTTTATTTGGGATGGTCGTCTGCCTGATGGCGGTCGGATGGTTGTCCGGCCTTCGGATGGAATACTACCTGACCCTGGCCCTGATCACAGGACTGTTTCTCTTGCAGGTACGTCGGCTGAAGACCTCGATCACACCGCAAGCGGCTTTCGTCATGTTTCAGCAACATGTCTATGCCGGAATCGCGATCTTGCTCGGCATCTGGATCGGCGCCCTGTGAGGGACGTCATACGTCGGTCAGTCGCCGATCTTACCCAAGGGTTTGTCCGGCTTGGGTGCGCGGAGCGTTTTCAAATAGAGCGCCACCGCCTTGGCATCGCCGTCGTTCAACCCTAAACTGGGCATACGGGTATCCGGCTTCATAGCTTGCGGATTCCGCAGCCAGCGATAGACCCAGGTCGGGTTCAGCCGAAATCCGGCACGGTCCAGCGCCGGTCCTACCTTGCCACCTTCGTCGCCGATCTTGTGGCAGCCGTTGCAGCCGTATTTGGTCACATAGAGTTGCTTGCCGACCTCGGCGAGTTTCGTCGCCGCTTCCGGCTTCATCGTCATATCCGGGCGGGCGATGTTGACTCCCTTGCCTGGCCTGGTCGTGAAGTTGGTGAGGGCGACGGTCGCCTGATCGAATTCCTTCTTCGCTTGGCCCATGGCCTGCGTCTCTTTGGCATAGGCGTTGTCGTCGACTTCCACGCCCTTCTTGTCAGCCTCATCGCTGGCCTTCTTTTCCGCTTCCTGCGCAACGCGCTCGGCTTCCTTGAATTTTTGATCGGTTGCTTGGACCGCAGCCTGCAGGTCTTTCTTGCGGCCTTCCACGTTGAACTCCAATTTCTTGCCGTGCAACGACCGCACATATCCGACGATGCTCCAGATTTCCTCTTCCGACAACGTATACTTGAAAGTCGGCATGGTCGGGACCGCGAATTCATCGTCGCCGATCTTGTCTCCGCCCGGCCCCGTATCCTTCATATCACGCGAGATCGTGTTGAAGATTTCCTCATCCTTGAAGGTACCCATCTCTTCCTTATTGGAAAGGTCCTTCGGCTTGGGATCGGTCATCGAAGACCAGTTGAAACCTTCATTCTGTTTTCCGCTTTCACCGTGGCAATGCATGCAATAGTGCGCATAGAGCTTGTGGCCCTTCGCGGTCTGTTCATTCTGAAACATCGAACACCCGCCGGCTCCGACAAGGCCCGAAAGTCCGACCACGACTGCGACCGCTCCGATCACGCGTATTCTTCGCCACGCCCTCATGCTCACGACCCTTTCTTTAAACGTCTCACGAGGACCAATTCAAACCCAAGCGCCAAGGCCACCGCGAGTAAGGCATACATGTACGGTGAATAGTCGGGCGGCGCATCGGCTCGAAAATACCACCAGGACGAAATCGCTTTTTCAGAGCCTTTTTCCTTCGGCTGGCCGGTTTCGAGCTTCTTGCCGTCCCACACCGCAAACGCGATATTGATGAACTGCCCCGGAGAAAATTGCGTGTCCTCGGCGGGATATTCCGTCTGCAACGGACGCGAGAAGACGACTTTCCACCCA
Proteins encoded in this region:
- a CDS encoding 4-hydroxybenzoate polyprenyltransferase; this encodes MIVAPDSADPATPPWSWTAVGDLIRLRNQSGTWLLMLPSLWSLVLANGGRPPWSLMVVFVMGAFVMRSLGVVFNDLADRNFDKHVARTSGRPLAAGRLAPRQALLVALVLTIVAALLVATLNTFTMLLSPIALVLAAVYPFSKRWIQIPQAMLGIAFGWGAVMAWSASRDQIDQPAWWLFGATICWAIAYDTIYALQDREDDRRIGVKSSALLFGEAVPAAVACFLFGMVVCLMAVGWLSGLRMEYYLTLALITGLFLLQVRRLKTSITPQAAFVMFQQHVYAGIAILLGIWIGAL